One Natator depressus isolate rNatDep1 chromosome 6, rNatDep2.hap1, whole genome shotgun sequence DNA window includes the following coding sequences:
- the GARIN2 gene encoding Golgi-associated RAB2 interactor protein 2, which produces MGDLQRVLSKGEYAPFTSAPMFESNFVQVNRRGEPIYAHNRPNCVTVGICASSPSLSLPNVMLLAHTVPTSSQEAVSKPWKASKQPSSMEQLVLSRFFPLKFVEITVHNAEKRRLKLKLASGRSFYLELCAPPDKQCLLFCQWLQLISLLKLPRDDYNNTQVNIVYENFNGQQAERTQGTRNQSDKRDTHLETLNSIDIPESEKEEVAKRASSKRVTISGIVGPIEECGSSKRGLAVASRSSIIKEIKRDPSMQSEKQQRKDHLEVKKSKSTEKKKSRENVAEYKTENNLQASGNEKSGSKSGVICCK; this is translated from the exons ATGGGAGATCTTCAGAGAGTTCTCAGCAAAGGAGAATATGCCCCCTTCACATCCGCTCCTATGTTTGAAAGCAACTTTGTCCAG GTTAATAGGAGAGGTGAACCAATTTATGCTCATAATCGCCCCAACTGTGTGACTGTAGGCATCTGTGCATCCAGCCCCAGCCTATCACTGCCCAATGTGATGCTGCTAGCACACACAGTGCCTACATCTTCCCAGGAAGCTGTGTCAAAGCCCTGGAAGGCCTCAAAGCAGCCATCCTCCATGGAGCAGCTAGTACTCAGCAG GTTCTTCCCCTTGAAGTTTGTGGAGATCACCGTTCACAATGCTGAGAAGCGTCGCCTCAAGCTGAAGCTGGCAAGTGGCCGCTCCTTCTACCTGGAGCTCTGTGCCCCACCAGACAAGCAGTGCCTGCTCTTCTGTCAATGGTTGCAGCTCATTTCTCTCTTGAAACTTCCCCGAGATGACTACAACAATACTCAAGTCAATATAGTGTATGAGAATTTTAATGGGCAGCAAGCTGAGAGAACGCAAGGCACAAGGAACCAGTCAGACAAA AGAGACACCCATCTAGAGACTCTGAATTCTATTGATATCCCAGAATCAGAGAAGGAGGAAGTTGCTAAGCGAGCATCCTCCAAGCGAGTCACCATCTCTGGCATAGTGGGTCCTATCGAAGAGTGTGGCAGCAGCAAGAGAGGGCTGGCAGTTGCCTCACGCAGCTCCATAATAAAAGAGATAAAAAGAGATCCCAGCATGCAGTCAGAGAAACAACAAAGAAAAGATCACCTGGAGGTAAAGAAGAGCAAAAGCACAGAGAAGAAGAAATCCAG GGAAAATGTAGCAGAgtataaaacagaaaacaatttgCAGGCTTCAG GAAATGAAAAGAGTGgcagtaaatctggagtaatctGTTGCAAGTAG